Genomic segment of Cytobacillus suaedae:
TAAGTTCGGAGCAATTAATAAAGATATACTTAGTCAAATAGGGGTTATGATTCCTTGGATGACAGATCCTTTCTGGGCGAAAGTTGCATTAATTTCAATTCAAACATGGTTAGGATTCCCATTCGTATTTGCACTCTTTACTGGGGTCCTTCAAAGTATTTCAAAGGATTGGTATGAAGCTGCTGATGTTGATGGGGGGACAAGATTCCAGAAGTTCCGTCACATCACGTTACCGCATGTGCTTTATGCAACTGCACCATTATTAATCATGCAATATGCAGGTAACTTTAATAACTTTAATATTATCTACTTATTCAATGATGGTGGACCAGCTGTTCGTGGACAAAACGCAGGTGGGACAGACATCCTTATCTCATGGGTGTATGATTTAACGTTTACAACGAACAATTACAATATGGCTGCTGCCATCTCGATTATTATTGGATTACTTGTAAGTGGATTTGCCTTCTATCAATTCCGCCGTACTCGTTCCTTTAAAGAGGAGGGGAATATTTAATGAACGCAAAGTTAAGATCCAAACTAGAGGTTACTTTAATCTATTTGTTTATTTTAGTTATGTTTGTGATTATCGCATATCCATTACTATGGACAATTGCCATGTCATTAAATCCTGGTACGAGTTTGTACTCAGCTTCCATTATTCCAGAAAGTATTACCTTAGAGCATTATAAATGGTTATTCTTTGACCCAAATAGTGACTACTTGATTTGGTATAAAAACAGTATATTTGTTGCAATTATAAACTCTGTTGTTTCAGTGTTTATCACTGCATTAATTGCGTATGCTTTTTCTAGATATCGTTTCGTAGGTAGAAAATATGGATTATATGCATTCCTAATTTTACAGATGTTCCCTTCATTGATGGCGATGGTAGCTTTATATATCCTACTAAACATGCTTGGGCTACTAAACTCATTATGGGGGTTAATCTTAATTTACGTAGGTGGTCAAATTCCTTTTAATGCTTGGTTAGTTAAAGGATATTTTGATACGATTCCTAAGGAGTTAGATGAAGCTGCTAGAATGGATGGAGCAGGACACTTTGGAGTATTCTTTAAGATCATGCTTCCACTTGCTAAACCAATCCTTGCTGTAGTAGCGTTATTTAACTTTATGGCGCCATTTACAGACTATCTATTACCGAGTATCGTAATCCGTGATCCAGAAAAGTTCACGTTAGCACTTGGATTGTTTAACTTTATTAATGATAAATTCTCAAATAACTTTACAGTATTCGCAGCTGGATCTATATTGATTGCTTTACCAATTGCGTTAGTATTCTTATTCCTACAGAAATATTTGATTTCAGGTTTGACTGCAGGCGGTACAAAAGGCTAATCTTATAGGCGTAATAGTTTAATGTTAAGGAGGAGCGGAGATGGGTAAACGAGTGATGACACTGTTTCTAATTCCGTTTCTTCTTTTTTGCGCCTTGCCCGTTCAAGCCGTAGAAAAAGAAGAACGTAGTTGGCAGGAAGAAATGATGTATTTTATTATGGTGGACCGTTTTAGTAACGGTGATCCCTCAAATGATTATGAGGTAGACCACAATGATCCAAAAGCTTATCATGGTGGAGATATTAAGGGAATCACACAAAAGCTAGATTATATTAAGGACATGGGCTTCACGTCCATCTGGTTAACCCCTATTTTTAAAAATGAACCAAAGGGGTATCATGGGTATTGGATTGAAGATTTTTATGAGGTAGAAGAACACTTTGGTACATTAGAAGATTTTAAAGAGCTTGTGAATGAAGCCCACAAAAGAGATATGAAGGTCATTCTTGACTTCGTAGTTAATCATACTGGCTATCAACATCCATGGGTAAATGATCCTACGAAAAAAGATTGGTTTCATGAGCCAAAGGGCATTTCAAATTGGAACAATCAAGAACAAGTTGAAAATAGACAGCTTTTTGGATTACCTGATTTAGCTCAAGAAAATCCTGAAACAAAAGAATATTTGCTAGAAGTTGCTAAATGGTGGATTGAAGAAACGAATATTGATGGATATAGATTAGATACGGTTCGCCATGTTCCTAAATGGTTTTGGGAAGAATTTGCAACTGAAGTAAAGTCAGTTAAAGAGGATTTCTTTTTGCTTGGAGAAGTTTGGCATGATGATCCTAAGTATGTAGCCGATTACACGAAGACAGGAATAGACTCTTTCGTGGATTATCCATTTTTCAATGAAGCCGCAAGAGTATTTAGTTCGCCTAACCAATCTTTAGATAGGTTAGATACGATTTGGCACAGAAATGTAAACCTTTATGAAAACCCATACATTTTAGGGAATTTTATTGATAATCACGATAATGTAAGGTTTACAAGAAGAGCTCTTGAGCAAAATGAAAATCCAGTTACTCGTTTAAAGCTGGCTCTTTCATACTTATATGCTGCACCAGGAATACCGATCGTCTATTACGGAACCGAAATCGCAATGGATGGTGGGGAAGACCCTGATAATAGAAGATTGATGGATTTTCGAACAAAAGATGAGTTGGTGAACTATATTAATCAACTTAGTAAAATTCGAAGTGGAAACCCAGCTCTGACACATGGAGACTTTGAGTTATTGCACGATAACAATGGAATGGCTGTTTTTAAACGTACCTATGAAGAGAACACGGTCCTTATTGCGATTAATAATTCAACAGTATCACAAGAAGTCATCCTACCTGAAGGTACTATTGAGTCTAATATGAGTTTAACAGGGCTCCTTTCAGACGATACCTTTACTGAAGGTGCGGATGGGTATGAGATTGTGTTAGACAGAGAAAAAGCAGATATCTATATTCTTTCCGAAAAACAAGGAGTTTACCTACCTTTTATTATCTTGTTGATCGCAGTTCCACTTGCAACTGTTGCTTTCTTTTGGATAAACAAAAGAGTGCATAGAAATAGGAAGTAGGGAAGATTAAGGTTGCATGCTTACAAAGTGCATTACTGGTACTAAAACTGGAAATAACATTTTGCAAGTAAAACCACTCATTTGTTAAAGATTGTAGTAAAATAAAGAGAAATTAAGAGCTTGAGGGAGAGGGAGTGGTGTTGGATGACAGTAACGATTAAAGATGTAGCGAAACTTGCTAATGTTGCTCCATCAACCGTTTCTAGAGTAATTGCCAACAATCCTCGGATAAGTGATAAAACAAAAGAGCGAGTAAAAGCTGCCATGGAAGAGTTAGGATATCATCCAAACTTTATCGCAAGGAGCTTAGCTAATAAATCAACTCAATCCATCGGCTTAGTGATGCCGAGTTCTGCTGATAAAGTTTTTCAAAACCCTTTCTTCCCTGAAGTTATCCGTGGGATTAGTAAAGGTGCACATGAAAAGCAATATTCACTGCATATGTCTACAGGCGAAACAGAAGAAGAAATCTTCGAAGGACTTGTGCAAATGGTACAGGGTGGACGTGTAGATGGAGTCGTTCTATTGTACTCACGTTTTGACGACAAGGTTGTAAGCTATTTACGCAAAAGGAACTTTCCGTTTGTTGTAATTGGAAAACCATATAAACATATTGAAGAGATAACGCATGTGGATAATGATAATTATCGGGCCTCTAAAGAAATTACCGAATATCTAATTGGCTTAGGTCATGATAGAATTGCCTTTGTTGGGGGAAATCTTAATTTTGTTGTGACGGTTGATCGTCTCCTGGGGTATGAAAATGCCATTCGAAATGCTGGCTTACCGTATAGAGATGAATATGTTAGTCATGAAGAATTTTTACAAGAGGGTGGACAGGAAGCCATTACTGACTTACTTTCACTAGAAGAACCTCCAACTGCTCTTGTTGTCGCCGACGACTTAATGGCACTAGGGATTTTAGGTAAATTAGCTGAAATGGGTAAGGTTGTGCCTGATGATATATCAGTAATTAGCTTTAACAATGTGCTTTTAACTGAGATATCTAGACCACCACTTACTTCGGTGGATATTGATATCTTTCGATTAGGATATGAGGCAGCTAAAAGCTTAATTCAGATAACTGAAAACCCAAATGAATCTGTTAAGCGAATTATTGTTCCATATAAGATTGTAAAAAGACATTCCTGTTCAGAAGTAGGGAAAGTACCATTGTAAGCAAAGCGAAGTAACAGATCAGACTGTTGCTTCGCTTTTTGTTTGTCTGGATTTTTGAAACCTCGAAAAATGGAGTACTACTCCTCCCAGGTAATATTAAATCCTCCTACCCATTAACAACTTCTCCGCCATTTACATGGATCATTTGCCCGGTCATGTAGGACGAATCATCGCTTGCAAGAAAAACATAGCTTGGTGCGACTTCTTCTGGTTGGCCAGCACGTTTCATGGGAGTAGTGGTACCGAACGCTGCTACTTGATCACTAGGAAAAGTAGAAGGGATGAGTGGTGTCCAGATTGGACCTGGCGCCACTCCGTTGACCCGAATACCTTTGCTAGCTAACTGTTGTGATAGCGAACGTGTGAAGGTGACGATTGCCCCTTTGGTTGCTGAGTAATCAAGTAATTGTTCGTTCCCTTTATAAGCAGTTACTGAGGCTGTATTTATAATAGAGCTGCCTTGCTTTAAATAAGGCAGAGCTGCTTTTGTTAAGTAAAAGAATGAAAATACATTGGTTCGAAATGTTTTTTCAAGCTGTGCGGAACTAATGTTAGCTAAACTTTTCTGAGGGTGCTGTTCAGCGGCATTATTTACGACAATATCAATTTTCCCGAATATATCTATTGTCTGTTTTACAACATCTTTGCAAAACTGTTCATCACCTATGTCCCCAGGAATCAATACACATTTTCTTCCTTCCTGTTCAATTTCAGTTTTAGTTTCGTTCGCATCATTATGTTCATTAAGGTACGAAATGACAACATCTGCTCCTTCTTTTGCAAAGTAGATGGCGGCCGCTTTTCCTATCCCACTGTCTCCACCTGTAATAATGGCAACCTTATCCGTAAGCTTCCCACTTCCTTTATAGGTTGGATCCTCGGAAACTGGCTTAGGATCGATTTCTGATTCAAAGCCTGGTTGTCTATATTGGTGCTGTGGGGGTTGTCCATTTCCGTTCGTTTGATTGTTCATTGATATTCCTCCTATTCGTAAAAATAATGGAAAATAGTATTAACTACGTTATATACTTTTCTATATAAGGGGGATTATACGTGGATTTTAAAATCAGAACGGCTGTAATAGAAGATGCTTCACATATAATAGAACATAAAAGAGTTGTACTAGGAGAAAGTACGTTTATGTTAACAGCTCCTGAAGAATTTAACCCGACCTTAGAAGAAAAAGAGCAATGGTTACGAGACCATTTGAATGACGGCAATTATCTATTAGTTGCAGAAAAAGATGAAAAAATCATTGCTGTAATGGATTTCCGCCGTTCCAAGAGATCTCGGCTATCTCATCTTGGGTACTTTAGTATCAGCATTCAAGAGGCTTATTGTAATATGGGGATTGGTAGGAAGCTTATTGAAGGGTTAATCTCATGGGCTGAGCAGCGAAATGACCTAGAAAAGGTTTGCCTAGAAGTATTTTCACATAATGAACGAGCAATTCATCTCTATAAAAAGCTCGGTTTTATTGAGGAAGGTAGAAAAGTAAAGTTTGTAAAATTCACGGAAGATTTTTATGCAGATGAGATTCTTATGTATCGATTTGTTTAAATTAAAGAAGCCGCACAAAATGGAGTGCGGCTTAAACTATTCATAAAACATTAAAATACCTTGCTTCAGGGTGAGCAAATACAATGGCAGTAACGGAAGCTTCAGGCTCCATCATAAAACCATCCGTTAATTGTATCCCAATATCCTGAGGGGAAATTACCGAAAACAATTTTTCCTGATCCTCTAAATTAGGACAAGCTGGATACCCGAAGGAGAAACGTTGACCTTGGTACTTTGCAGCAAATCGATCTTTCATTGAAAAATCTGGTCCATCAGGAATCCCTAAATGGTCCCTCATCAGTTGATGCACTCTTTCGGCAAGTCCTTCTGCCATTTCAAGTGCTAATGCTTGGATGGCATGAGACTTTAAGAAATCACCTTGTTCCTTAAACGTTTGTGCTAACCCTCTAATCCCCGTGCCAGCGGTTACTGCGAAGAAACCAACATAATCCATTTCACCACTTGAAACAGGCTTTAAATAATCCGCAATACATAAATATGATCCCTTTTGCTGACGAGGGAAGGTGAACCTTTCAATGACCGTCTTCTTATCCTTAGGGTCATAAACAAGCACGTCATTCCCATCACTTTGAGCAGGAAAAAACTGATAAAGAGCAGATGGACTAATAAGGTTTTCCGTCGTTACCAAATCGATTAACTGATCGACAACCTCCTTAATAGAAAGTGCCTTTTCATCTTTAGCCTCAATGAGGTTCTCAATATTGCCCTTTAAACCTAAGTGGTGCCCAAGTAGCATTTGCATATTAATATAGGGCTTTATTTGAGGTACAGAGATATTTCGTAAAATATGACGTTTCGTATCAACAGGTTTGAACACACTAACCAGAGTTGAAACACTAGACCGTTTCATTACAGCTACAGATGATGTAGATGATTCTATTTGTTTTTCTAGCAGATATTTCTGCCTCTCACGCTTATGGTGAGCTTCTTTTACTATTTCTTGAAGGTAATCTTTTTCTTGTATGCGGTTAGCCAAGGACAATCCGTCCATCGCATCCTTTGCATATAATACAGGACCAGTGTATTCAGGAGCGATTTTGTTATCTGTAAATTTACGAGATAATGCAGCTCCACCTACTAAAATAGGAACAGAGATACCAGCTTGTTGTAAATCTTGAGCAGTTACGACCATTTGTTGAGCTGATTTAACTAGCAATCCAGATAATCCAACCAGGTCAGGCTTCTCTTCCTGAATTGCAGCTATCAGAGCCTGCGGTGTAACTTTAATCCCAAGGTCCACAACTTTAAACCCATTATTGCTTAAAATAATATCAACTAGGTTTTTTCCAATATCATGAACATCGCCTTTGACTGTGGCAAGTAGAACTTTCCCTTTGCCATTATTGTCTTCCTGTTTTTCCATATGTGGCTCAAGAAACGAAACAGCTGCTTTCATGACTTCAGCACTTTGTAAAACCTCAGCAACAATCAACTCATTGTTATTAAACAAAACACCGACCTCTGACATTCCAGCCATAAGGGGGCCGTTTATGATCTGTAAAGGGTCATTGTACTTACTTAAAGCAATCTCTAAATCGGATAGTAACCCTTCCTTCGTACCTTCAACAACATAAGAAGCAAGGCGTTCTTCAAGCGTCATTGTCGTTGTTGAAATTTTAACTTCTTTCTTTTTTTCACGATAAAAGTTTGTAAACTCTTCTAAGATACGCCGGTCTGTATTAAAGAGTAAATTCTCTGCAAGTTGAATTTCACTTTTCGGAATAGAAGCAAAGCGCTCGAGTTTTTCTGTATTCACAATGGCGTAATCGAGACCTGCTTGAGTGCAGTGATATAAGTAAACAGCATTAAGCACTTCACGTCCAACTGGAGGCAATCCAAAGGAAACATTACTTACTCCAAGGATCGTTAAGCAATCTGGTAATTCTTTTTTAATAAGTTCAATTCCTCGAACTGTTTCAGTTGCTGAGCCTATATACTGCTCATCACCTGTTCCGACTGGAAAAACAAGAGGGTCAAAGATAATGTCCTTTGGATTCAGTCCATGTTTTTCTACTAATAACTCATAAGAACGTTTTGCGATCTCTATCTTTCTCTCTGCTGTTACGGCCATTCCTATTTCGTCGATTGTGCCGACAACAATTGCTCCCCCATACCTTTTTAATAAGGGAACAACCTGGTCAAAGCGTTCCTCTCCATCTTCAAGATTAATAGAATTAATGATTGCTTTACCTTGTGAGTATTTTAACGCCCGCTCAATCACTTTATCATCGGTAGAGTCGATTACAAGAGGAACCTTTACCTTCTTAGTTACGAATCTAAGGAAATTTTCCATATCTTCAAGCTCATCCCGATCAGGGTCTGCAAGACATATATCAATCACATGAGCACCATTTTTTATTTGAGCACGTGCAATTTCCGAAGCCTCTTCAAATTTACCTTCTGCAATAAGACGTTTAAATTTTCTTGATCCAATCACATTGGTTCGTTCCCCTACAAATAACGGACGCATATCCTCTTCATAAATGAGAGGTTCAATTCCAGAAACAGCATGTGGATGTGTTGTATCAGGAAGAGATCTAGGGTTACAATCTTTCACAGCATTCGCAATGGCTCTGATGTGGTCAGGAGTAGTTCCACAACACCCGCCAACAATGTTTAACCAATCTTTTTCAGCAAAAGCTTTAAGTTTTCTAGCTAGTGATTCAGGTGTTTCATGATATTGACCTTCTTCGTCTGGAAGACCAGCATTTGGATAACAACTAACTGCTGTATTTGCTAGGCTTGATAAGGACCGTAGATGATCTGTCATAAACTCTGGACCTGTTGCACAATTAAGACCAACAGCAAGCGGGTTCATATGTTCTAGGGATAAATAGAAGGCTTCAATCGTTTGCCCGGCTAATGTTGTACCCATTGGTTCTATCGTTCCTGAAACTATAAGAGGGAGGTTTTTTCCCGTTTTCTTAAATGCCTCACTAATCCCAATAAAACCCGCCTTAACATTTAACATATCTTGACTGGTCTCTAACAAAAGTAAATCTACACCACCGTCTATCAATCCACGAGCTTGTTCCTCATACGTTTCAATTAGAGCTTCAAAAGTAGTTCCACCTGTAACAGATAAGGTCTTTGTAGTTGGCCCCATAGAACCTGCTACAAACCTAGGCCACTCTTCTGAAGAATAAGTTAATGTTGCTTGTTTTGCTAACTGAGCTGACTTTACATTTATTTCGTACGATAAATGACCTAGGTTATATTCATCTAAAACTAAACTAGTAGCCCCGAACGTGTTTGTTTCAATAATATCTGCACCGGCCAAGAGGTATTCTTCATGAATGGTCTTTATCAGTTGGGGTGTAGTCAGTGAAAGATACTCATTACAGCCTTCGTACTCCTCACCACCAAAATCAGATGCAGTGAGATTTGCAACTTGAATCATTGTACCCATTGCACCATCTATCACTAGAATTTTCTTTTTCATTTGCTGTTCTATTATTGAATTAGCCATTTATAAACCGCCTCTCTGCCTTCACAAGCTGCTTTGCATGTATATATTTTGTAAGCTCTACTGTCATTTCATAACGTAAAAATGGTGTAATTAAGTAAATTCCATTAAATAAATCATAAGCTGCATCAATGAGGGATTTTGCAATACTAAGTCCTTCTTGTTCGGACGCAAGCGGATCATGACTAACTTCATTCATTCGGTCTCTAATGGTTTGTGATAATGTAATCCCTGGTACTTCATGATGAATAAAATCGGCATTTCTCGCACTCGTCAGAGGCATAATTCCAATATATATCGGTGTTTGTAGATGTTTAGTGTGTTCATATATCTCCACTATTTGTGTTTCACTATATAAAGGTTGTGTGATAAAGTAGTCGGCTCCACATGAAATCTTTTTTTCCAGGCGAAGGACAGCTTTATCAAGGTGACGAACATTTGGATTAAAGGCAGCAGCAATTGAAAAATTTGTTTTTTGACCTAAGGATTTACCAGAATACGAGATTCCTTCATTGAACTGTTTAATTAAGCTGATTAGGTCAAATGAAGATAAATCATAAACGGAAGTAGCACCAGGGAAATCACCAATTTTTGATGGATCACCAGTTACCGCCAACACCTCATTCATTCCAAGCGTGTGTAAGCCCATTAAGTGTGACTGTAATCCAATAAGGTTCCGGTCTCTACATGTAATATGAATTAAAGGCTTAATATTTATTTCTTGCTTTATGATTGTACCGATTGCCGAGTTGCTAATTCTAGGTGAGGCTAAAGAATTATCAGCAAGTGTAAGTGCATCAATGCCAACCTCTTTTAGTGCTTTTGCACCTTCTAGAAATCTGCTAATCCCTAGTTTTTTAGGAGGATCAAGCTCAACAATGACCGAATGTCTTTGTTTTACTGTTTCATAGAGAGGAGGGATAGCATCAGATGGTTCCTGGATACTATTTACTTCAATTGGCCGATGTTTAACAATTTTTTCAGAAATCGGCCGGAGCCCTTTCAGTGTACGAGCCATTGCTTCAATATGCTTTGGAGATGTTCCGCAGCAACCACCAATTAATCGTGCACCTTGTTCTCTAAATTTTAGTGCACCTTCCGCAAAGTAGCTTTCATTTGTTTCATAGACTAGTCTTCCATCCCGATAATCTGGCAAACTAGCATTAGGATAAACAGATAAAAATGAGTGCTTTGGAATCGGAACTTCCTCTAAGGATCGGATCATATGATAGGGACCTAATCTACAGTTTAAACCAACAATATTCGCACCCAATTCCTCTAACTCTAGAAATGCGTCAGACAAGTGTGTTCCATCCTGTAAGACACCAATTTCATGAAGTGATACGTTTGTAACAATTGGTTTATCTGTTTCTTTTCTTGCAATGGTAAGTAGTGTCTTTAACTCCTCGAAATCGTAAAAAGTTTCTAGTAAAATACCATCAATATTTTCAGAGAGAAGGTAAAATAATTGTTCACGAAAGCTTCTTTTTATTTCGTCCATAGAGATTGTGTTTTTCTTAAAGCTTCGAATTCCACCTATTGTTCCAAGTACATAAGCTGTATCTTTTGCAGCCTTTTTAGCAATGCGTGCCCCTGCAATGTTAATTTCTTTCACTGATTCTTCTAATCCATATCTAGCCAGCTTCGGATAATTGGCACCATATGTATTTGTTTGAATGATTTTTGCGCCAGCTTGAAGGTAGGCCTCATGTATTTTTTGTATTTCATCATTGTTTAAAAGATTTAGCTCTTCAAAACAGCTACTAATTCCATGTGAATAGAGTAGGGTACCCATAGCTCCATCCGCTATTAAGATTTGTGTTTTTAGGTCTTCAAGTAACCCCATTATCATTCCTCCTTTTTAGACAATAAAAAAAGCCTTCTATAAGAAGAAGACTTGGCGTGTTAAAAGTAATCTTCTTATCTCTCGAATTTAAAAAATTCGCTGGATTTAGCACCAATTCCTAATGGAACGGTTGCCGGGCATCGTAGGGCCAGTCCCTCCGCCACTCTTGATAAGAGTTTGTATTAAGTTTTATTTTAGTGCGTTAATGTTGTATAGAAGTAAATATTATCTAATTATATTCAATTTGGCAAGAGGAAATGCAGAATTTTTTAAAAAATAAAAAAGACGCGTTTTTTAAGAACGCGTCGAAAGTTAACCTATATTTATCTAAAGTTTAAGAATTGAACTTCGATTGGCAAATCTGCACCTCGGATAGCTGAAATGATTTGCTGTAGATCATCTTTACTTTTACCTGTTACACGAATTTGGTCATCTTGAATTTGGCTCTTTACCTTTAGGCCACTGTTTTTAATGATTGTATTGATTTTTTTGGCATTTTCTTTATCAATTCCTTGAACTAACTTCCCACGTTGGCGTATTGTCCCACCTGAAGCTTTTTCAATTTTGCCGTAATCGATGTTTTTTGTAGGAACACCGCGTTTAATCAGTTTAGACACAAGAACATCCTTAAGTTGCTCTAATTTATATTCATCATCTGAAACAAGTACAAGCTCTTCTTTATCAAGGGAAATGTCACTTTTACTTCCTTTAAAATCATAGCGAGTTTGAATTTCTTTTAATGCAATACTAATCGCATTGGTTACTTCAGGCATTTCAACCTTTGATACAACATCAAATGAACTCTCTTTAGACATTTTTCTACCTCCGAAAATGTATGATATAGTGTAATTATAGTAAAATATAACAAGTAGGACAACTTATGGTAAATAGATGTTATAATTGCATGTTACTATAACTCAATATTAAGATGGCTCTTTTTTCGTAAAAATTGTTGCTTATAAATATATTTTACAATAGTGGATTGGAGCGGAAGGCACTTGACTCCTGCGGGAGTAGAGGGAAGTTCGAGACCCCACAGGCGCAAAGCGCCGAGGAGGCTCGAATCCCTCCCCGATGGGAATCCGCCCTTGAAAAAGCCGGCAGTTGGGCTTTTTCATGATTCCCCGCGGAAAGCAAGTGCCTGCAGCGAAAAGGAACGGTCAAGGTTCAAAGTGAAAATCCACCTTTTGAGAAAAGAGCCAAAAAGAAAGAAGGATATATATGACAAGCTTTCAAGCAGGTACAGTAGTTACACTAAAAGTTGATAGGGAAGTTGATTTTGGATATTTCTTAACAGATGGAGAGGAGGATGTGCTTCTTCATAATAGCGATATCGTTGGTGAATTTAATGATGAAGAAGAACATACCGTTTTTCTCTATCAGGATCACCAAGGACGCTTAGCTGCTACAATGATGACACCCAAAATCGAACAGGGTACATATGATTGGGTTGAAGTAGTAGAAGTTAAACATAAGTTAGGTGTTTTTGTGAATATTGGTATTAGAAAGGATATCCTTGTTTCGAAGGATGACCTTCCTGAAATTTTTGATCTATGGCCTGAGGTTGGGGACCATTTGTATTGCTCCTTAAAAACAGACAAGCATGGAAGGCTCTTTGGAAAACTAGGAACCGAGGATGCCATTAGGGAAGTAGCTATCAAAGCACCTAGAACGGCCTTTAACAAAAATGTGAGTGGAAGAGTATATCGTCTGTTATTGGTTGGTTCTTTTATCCTTACAGATGAAAAATATATTGGATTTATCCATGAAACACAACGTGATCGTGAACCAAGACTTGGCCAAAGAGTAGAAGGACGAATCATAGATATTAAAGAAGATGGTTCTGTAAACATTTCATTACTAGGACGCTCTCATGAAGTATTAGATGAAGATGCGATGAAATTATACTCCTATATGGAGTCAAGAGATGGCTCAATGCCATTCTGGGATAAAAGCGACCCAGACGACATCCAAATCCGCTTCCAAATGAGTAAAGCTTCCTTCAAACGAGCACTAGGCAGACTAATGAAAGAAGGGAAAATCTACCAAGAAGACGGATGGACCTACTTTAAAAAAGAAGAGTAATGATTCACTATACACAAGATAGATGCTTACTAAATAAATAGTGAAGAGTGTATTGTAGCGGAGGGCACTTGACTCCTGCGGGAGTAGAGGGAAGTGTGAGACCCCGCAGGCAAAGCCGAGGAGGCTCACATCCCTCCCCGCGGAAAGCAAGTGCCCGCAGCGAAAAGGAACGGACATTCTTCAAAGTGAAAAGACCCTCTTAAGGTTAGAGGGTCTTGTTATTGCGAAAATATAGATTTACAAGTGGTCAGTCTTCTTAGAATATTGTCTCTCACCACGTTGGCGATTTTTCTCACGTTCCATGTTTTTTTCGTGGCGCTTTGCATTATTGTCTTTTGCCTTTTTATCATTATCACTTGTCTTAGACAAAGCCTACACTCCCTTTCATACTAGTTCTTATATAGCATTACCGGGAAAAAAGTAAACTATGTAACCAAGATTACCTTGACTTGTTTAAGAAAAAAACTGCCATAGTTCCTGGTCCTACATGCGCTCCAATAGCAGATCCGATAGAATTAATAAAGAAGGAAGTTGTACCGAACTTTTCTTCTAATTGTCTCTTTAGTTCAAGTGCTGTGTCCTCTGCATCCGCATGGCTTATCGCAATCGTCTGTTCTTTTAGATTCTCTCCACGTTCTTCAACTAGCTCTACAATACGCTTAATCACTTTTTTACTGCCTCTAATTTTTTCTAGAGGAATTAGTTTGCCATCTTCTACATGTAAAAGCGGTTTTATGTTTAATAATCCACCCACAAATGCAGATGCTTTACTGATCCTTCCCCCACGAGCCAGGTACTCTAAGTTATCTACAGT
This window contains:
- a CDS encoding bifunctional homocysteine S-methyltransferase/methylenetetrahydrofolate reductase; amino-acid sequence: MGLLEDLKTQILIADGAMGTLLYSHGISSCFEELNLLNNDEIQKIHEAYLQAGAKIIQTNTYGANYPKLARYGLEESVKEINIAGARIAKKAAKDTAYVLGTIGGIRSFKKNTISMDEIKRSFREQLFYLLSENIDGILLETFYDFEELKTLLTIARKETDKPIVTNVSLHEIGVLQDGTHLSDAFLELEELGANIVGLNCRLGPYHMIRSLEEVPIPKHSFLSVYPNASLPDYRDGRLVYETNESYFAEGALKFREQGARLIGGCCGTSPKHIEAMARTLKGLRPISEKIVKHRPIEVNSIQEPSDAIPPLYETVKQRHSVIVELDPPKKLGISRFLEGAKALKEVGIDALTLADNSLASPRISNSAIGTIIKQEINIKPLIHITCRDRNLIGLQSHLMGLHTLGMNEVLAVTGDPSKIGDFPGATSVYDLSSFDLISLIKQFNEGISYSGKSLGQKTNFSIAAAFNPNVRHLDKAVLRLEKKISCGADYFITQPLYSETQIVEIYEHTKHLQTPIYIGIMPLTSARNADFIHHEVPGITLSQTIRDRMNEVSHDPLASEQEGLSIAKSLIDAAYDLFNGIYLITPFLRYEMTVELTKYIHAKQLVKAERRFING
- the metH gene encoding methionine synthase, with the translated sequence MANSIIEQQMKKKILVIDGAMGTMIQVANLTASDFGGEEYEGCNEYLSLTTPQLIKTIHEEYLLAGADIIETNTFGATSLVLDEYNLGHLSYEINVKSAQLAKQATLTYSSEEWPRFVAGSMGPTTKTLSVTGGTTFEALIETYEEQARGLIDGGVDLLLLETSQDMLNVKAGFIGISEAFKKTGKNLPLIVSGTIEPMGTTLAGQTIEAFYLSLEHMNPLAVGLNCATGPEFMTDHLRSLSSLANTAVSCYPNAGLPDEEGQYHETPESLARKLKAFAEKDWLNIVGGCCGTTPDHIRAIANAVKDCNPRSLPDTTHPHAVSGIEPLIYEEDMRPLFVGERTNVIGSRKFKRLIAEGKFEEASEIARAQIKNGAHVIDICLADPDRDELEDMENFLRFVTKKVKVPLVIDSTDDKVIERALKYSQGKAIINSINLEDGEERFDQVVPLLKRYGGAIVVGTIDEIGMAVTAERKIEIAKRSYELLVEKHGLNPKDIIFDPLVFPVGTGDEQYIGSATETVRGIELIKKELPDCLTILGVSNVSFGLPPVGREVLNAVYLYHCTQAGLDYAIVNTEKLERFASIPKSEIQLAENLLFNTDRRILEEFTNFYREKKKEVKISTTTMTLEERLASYVVEGTKEGLLSDLEIALSKYNDPLQIINGPLMAGMSEVGVLFNNNELIVAEVLQSAEVMKAAVSFLEPHMEKQEDNNGKGKVLLATVKGDVHDIGKNLVDIILSNNGFKVVDLGIKVTPQALIAAIQEEKPDLVGLSGLLVKSAQQMVVTAQDLQQAGISVPILVGGAALSRKFTDNKIAPEYTGPVLYAKDAMDGLSLANRIQEKDYLQEIVKEAHHKRERQKYLLEKQIESSTSSVAVMKRSSVSTLVSVFKPVDTKRHILRNISVPQIKPYINMQMLLGHHLGLKGNIENLIEAKDEKALSIKEVVDQLIDLVTTENLISPSALYQFFPAQSDGNDVLVYDPKDKKTVIERFTFPRQQKGSYLCIADYLKPVSSGEMDYVGFFAVTAGTGIRGLAQTFKEQGDFLKSHAIQALALEMAEGLAERVHQLMRDHLGIPDGPDFSMKDRFAAKYQGQRFSFGYPACPNLEDQEKLFSVISPQDIGIQLTDGFMMEPEASVTAIVFAHPEARYFNVL
- a CDS encoding YajQ family cyclic di-GMP-binding protein gives rise to the protein MSKESSFDVVSKVEMPEVTNAISIALKEIQTRYDFKGSKSDISLDKEELVLVSDDEYKLEQLKDVLVSKLIKRGVPTKNIDYGKIEKASGGTIRQRGKLVQGIDKENAKKINTIIKNSGLKVKSQIQDDQIRVTGKSKDDLQQIISAIRGADLPIEVQFLNFR
- a CDS encoding DUF3941 domain-containing protein, which codes for MSKTSDNDKKAKDNNAKRHEKNMEREKNRQRGERQYSKKTDHL